A genomic segment from Leptospira kirschneri serovar Cynopteri str. 3522 CT encodes:
- a CDS encoding extracellular solute-binding protein, whose translation MKKILYSIFCILFFCLFPVNCGDKEEVESVVVETLPWKGNPDSIPLALRVQNPIVSPDAKKGGTFRIYSHQFPKSLNYYLDQFTTTAHIFGLMFEPLLDYHPITLDPIPHLASSWKISPDKKKFIFKIDENAFWSDGKPITANDVLFTYETLMDKNNNTAVFRIDLSRFEKPVILNEREIEFTQKEIHWSNFNTVANSLYILPAHYYKDRNFDKENFDFPVVSGPYSMLSAKKGRYVKMRRRGDYWMRAYPFYKGTDNFDTILFKVYNEEPIAFQAFKKGDIDIYPTYTASFWVKEAVGEKFDENYILKQKIYNSKPIGFQGLVFNMRRGIFSDVKVRKAFAHLVDRKLLVEKLAYNEYELTNSFYQDLWPTNFSPNPPIDFDVKKARELLSEAGWKTNSKGILEKDGKEFRFTILERDKKSEKYLTPIQERAKEVGIIINLETTDLAEWSSRMDKYDFDMTWAAWGGGVFKDPEAMWYSKYADEKGQPNLSGFKNSEVDKLIEQQRTEFSVPKRNEILKKIDKILTAEVPYVLLWNTSATRIMYWNRFQFPKNPLGKYGSEKEASSLWWLDEERSSKLNDAILKKEKLSSVPDKVYFQ comes from the coding sequence TTGAAAAAAATATTATATTCCATTTTTTGTATCTTGTTTTTTTGTCTTTTTCCCGTTAATTGCGGGGATAAAGAAGAAGTCGAGTCCGTTGTAGTGGAAACACTACCTTGGAAGGGAAATCCAGATTCTATTCCTTTGGCTCTAAGGGTTCAAAATCCTATCGTTTCACCGGATGCAAAAAAGGGCGGAACGTTTCGTATTTACAGCCATCAGTTTCCTAAATCCTTAAATTATTATTTAGATCAGTTTACTACCACGGCCCACATTTTTGGTCTGATGTTTGAACCTCTTTTAGATTATCATCCGATTACTTTGGATCCAATTCCACATCTTGCTTCTTCTTGGAAAATTTCTCCGGATAAAAAGAAGTTTATTTTTAAGATCGATGAAAATGCGTTTTGGTCGGACGGCAAACCAATTACTGCGAATGACGTTTTATTTACTTACGAAACCTTGATGGATAAAAATAACAACACTGCAGTTTTTAGGATCGATCTTTCCCGTTTTGAAAAGCCGGTCATTTTAAACGAAAGAGAAATTGAATTTACTCAAAAAGAAATTCACTGGTCTAACTTCAACACGGTCGCAAATTCTCTTTATATTCTTCCTGCTCATTATTATAAAGATAGAAATTTCGATAAGGAAAATTTTGATTTTCCGGTCGTATCGGGTCCTTATTCCATGCTTTCTGCCAAAAAAGGTCGTTATGTAAAGATGAGAAGAAGGGGTGATTATTGGATGCGCGCTTATCCTTTTTATAAAGGAACGGATAATTTTGACACCATTCTATTCAAAGTTTATAATGAAGAGCCGATCGCTTTTCAAGCATTCAAAAAAGGTGATATAGATATTTATCCTACTTATACAGCCTCTTTTTGGGTAAAAGAAGCGGTGGGCGAGAAGTTTGACGAGAATTACATTCTCAAACAAAAAATTTACAACTCTAAACCGATTGGTTTTCAAGGTTTGGTTTTTAATATGAGAAGGGGAATTTTTTCGGATGTTAAAGTCCGAAAAGCCTTCGCTCATTTAGTGGATCGGAAACTACTCGTCGAAAAATTGGCTTATAACGAATACGAACTGACGAACTCGTTTTATCAGGATCTATGGCCTACAAATTTTTCTCCCAATCCTCCGATCGATTTTGACGTAAAGAAGGCAAGAGAACTACTTTCGGAAGCTGGATGGAAAACGAACTCGAAAGGTATTTTAGAAAAAGATGGAAAAGAATTTAGATTCACTATTTTAGAAAGGGATAAGAAGTCTGAGAAATATCTGACTCCTATTCAAGAAAGGGCTAAAGAAGTTGGAATTATAATCAATTTAGAAACTACGGATCTTGCCGAGTGGAGTTCTAGAATGGATAAGTACGACTTTGATATGACTTGGGCCGCTTGGGGTGGAGGTGTTTTTAAAGATCCAGAAGCGATGTGGTATTCTAAATACGCAGATGAAAAAGGACAACCGAATCTTTCCGGTTTTAAAAACTCAGAAGTGGATAAATTGATTGAACAACAAAGAACCGAGTTTAGTGTTCCAAAACGAAATGAGATTCTTAAAAAGATAGATAAGATATTAACCGCTGAAGTTCCATACGTACTTTTATGGAATACGAGTGCGACTAGGATCATGTATTGGAATCGTTTTCAATTTCCTAAAAATCCTCTTGGAAAATACGGAAGTGAAAAAGAAGCTTCTTCTCTTTGGTGGTTGGATGAAGAACGATCTTCTAAATTGAACGATGCTATTTTAAAAAAGGAAAAGTTATCTTCGGTTCCGGATAAAGTTTACTTTCAATAG
- a CDS encoding LIC_10461 domain-containing protein, producing MLSLIKILGFSFTICFFMNCHSTVIVHKENSKPLSSLHAPPPPEKRNKQANTFFGIYSLSDSEEASCQDNPGEVKMVRSIPDTMIHFFAGPFYTSRTVEVYCPLAKDEEKKNEVVKTIPKENQDGKEAVKPNSSPVPDRPKPKDQFEAQEMSENKDTKELKEKPKSKKNNVFDSQF from the coding sequence ATGTTATCCTTAATCAAAATTTTAGGTTTCAGTTTCACGATTTGTTTTTTTATGAACTGTCATTCTACCGTGATCGTTCATAAGGAAAATTCTAAACCATTGTCTTCTCTCCACGCACCTCCTCCACCGGAAAAAAGAAATAAACAAGCAAACACTTTTTTCGGAATCTATTCCTTATCGGATAGCGAAGAAGCTTCGTGTCAGGATAACCCTGGAGAAGTGAAGATGGTCCGTTCGATTCCGGATACCATGATCCATTTTTTCGCGGGACCGTTTTATACTTCAAGAACCGTAGAAGTATATTGTCCATTGGCAAAAGACGAAGAGAAAAAGAACGAAGTGGTCAAAACGATTCCGAAAGAAAATCAAGACGGAAAAGAAGCAGTAAAACCGAATAGTTCACCCGTACCGGATCGACCTAAGCCCAAGGATCAATTTGAAGCGCAAGAAATGAGTGAGAACAAGGATACAAAGGAATTAAAAGAAAAACCAAAATCGAAGAAAAACAACGTATTCGATTCACAGTTTTAG
- a CDS encoding Bor/Iss family lipoprotein, protein MKNIIKVKNFKILIFIIFVLFLVECRHAWVRFPQTTPEVCQINQYSNECKRIMEEKRTKREMPGKIHTIRQNYYFFGLLPTEQIVEVIKYCPEGPRSAHQFTSFWDAVWEQLTLTIYSPQTLEVECYP, encoded by the coding sequence ATGAAGAATATTATAAAAGTAAAAAATTTTAAAATACTGATATTTATTATTTTCGTTCTTTTTTTGGTGGAATGTAGACACGCTTGGGTTCGTTTTCCACAAACGACCCCAGAGGTTTGTCAGATTAATCAATATTCAAACGAATGTAAACGTATAATGGAAGAGAAAAGGACTAAAAGAGAAATGCCTGGCAAGATACATACAATTCGCCAGAACTATTATTTTTTTGGGCTGTTGCCTACAGAACAAATAGTGGAGGTAATCAAATATTGTCCGGAAGGGCCAAGATCCGCGCATCAGTTTACTTCTTTTTGGGACGCGGTCTGGGAACAATTGACTCTTACGATCTATTCTCCTCAGACCTTGGAGGTAGAATGTTATCCTTAA
- the purB gene encoding adenylosuccinate lyase codes for MIDRYSNPEISKIWELENKFEIWKEIEILACEIRMKRGEIPQEDFQEIKSNAKFKVDEILEIESKVHHDVIAFLTNMNSYIGPAGRHVHYGLTSSDIGDTALCVQMVQAMDLILKKTDSLIEAVREKAIQYKNLPCIGRSHGIHAEPMTLGLKFALFFEELNRNRKRMADARNEIAVGKLSGAVGTYSNIDPEIETYVCEKMGLRVDPIATQVVSRDRHAFYLSVLGVTASSLDRMATEIRLLQKTEGREVEEPFSAGQKGSSAMPHKRNPVICERISGLSRVIRANVNVGLQDVALWHERDISHSSAERVVLPDSTIALEYILDKMLFVIKNLHVYPDAIERTLGVTRGLIFSQKVLLALIEKGKIVREEAYLIVQEHAMAVWANLSETLKSRLEKDDRVGRVLTQKDLDDIFKIEPYLEKIGLIYKRLGLE; via the coding sequence ATGATCGATCGATATTCCAATCCTGAAATTTCCAAAATCTGGGAATTAGAAAACAAGTTCGAAATTTGGAAAGAAATAGAAATACTCGCCTGCGAAATCAGAATGAAACGAGGCGAGATTCCGCAGGAAGATTTTCAAGAAATCAAATCAAATGCTAAGTTTAAAGTGGATGAAATCCTTGAAATTGAAAGCAAGGTTCATCACGACGTGATCGCGTTTTTGACAAATATGAATTCTTACATCGGGCCTGCGGGAAGACACGTTCATTACGGTCTTACTTCTTCGGATATAGGAGACACGGCTCTTTGTGTTCAGATGGTTCAGGCAATGGATTTGATCCTGAAAAAAACGGATTCGTTGATCGAAGCGGTTCGAGAAAAGGCGATCCAGTATAAAAACCTTCCCTGTATCGGACGTTCTCATGGAATTCACGCCGAGCCTATGACTCTGGGGCTTAAGTTCGCATTATTTTTTGAAGAATTAAATCGAAATAGAAAAAGAATGGCGGACGCAAGAAACGAGATCGCCGTCGGGAAACTTTCCGGAGCCGTAGGAACTTATTCCAACATCGATCCTGAAATTGAAACCTACGTATGTGAGAAGATGGGATTGAGAGTGGACCCGATTGCGACTCAAGTTGTTTCTAGGGATCGTCATGCTTTTTATCTTTCTGTGTTGGGGGTTACCGCTTCTTCTTTGGATCGTATGGCGACCGAGATCCGACTTTTACAAAAGACGGAAGGAAGGGAAGTGGAAGAGCCTTTTTCTGCGGGTCAAAAAGGATCATCTGCAATGCCTCACAAAAGAAATCCTGTAATCTGCGAAAGAATTTCCGGGCTTTCCAGAGTAATTCGTGCAAATGTAAACGTGGGTTTACAAGACGTGGCTCTTTGGCACGAAAGGGATATTTCTCATTCTTCCGCGGAAAGGGTTGTACTTCCGGATTCTACCATCGCTTTAGAATACATTTTGGATAAGATGTTGTTCGTGATCAAAAATCTTCACGTTTATCCGGACGCGATCGAAAGAACGTTAGGCGTCACCCGTGGGCTTATATTTTCACAAAAAGTTTTGTTAGCTCTGATCGAAAAAGGTAAAATCGTAAGAGAAGAAGCGTATTTGATCGTTCAGGAACATGCAATGGCGGTTTGGGCCAATCTTTCTGAAACTTTGAAATCTAGATTGGAAAAAGATGATCGGGTCGGTAGGGTTTTGACTCAAAAAGACTTGGACGACATTTTTAAGATAGAACCTTATTTGGAAAAGATAGGATTGATCTATAAACGATTGGGGCTTGAATAG
- a CDS encoding beta strand repeat-containing protein, whose translation MTKHINKLRDKKTWPFLQFTFILFLTFSLFFLESCAAWPIFSGTPGLLAGKKSGANNSLWMLFLGIDNPLESEPSEAELDRIEISVPNSNLARGTTLHLNATAIYKDNTHRDISSEGSWSSTDSSILKLLTQSQFKGMNLGSGNVNVSFQGKNATTTLTVTSAVLSDLTVTCVNQGSPLPVGIDRQCKLEGIFSDGSTQVLTSDPSAAWNVTQSSIAGVNTTGLVSGLSPGNTFITTSYGSKTSSLNVTVSAATLSSISVTPANSSYPLGKVQQYTAIGTYSNQSTQDLTNQVSWASLNTSVATIDNSTSAKGMLTTQSTGSANITATLGGITGQTLVNVTSAVLTSITITPANPSVANGRTLYLTATGVFSDGTVSDITNQVTWSSSLTSVATADNSGGLSGRISGVGVGSTNITAAIGGVDITVSLNVTNATLESIQVVSDSHSIARGTSTFVQAIGVYSDGSSQNISDQVAWNSSNSSILQISNLNAVPKREIQSPSSGGLGTARITATLEAISSYTDISVNAATLVSIEVSPTNPSVSSGLTVPFTATGVYTDGSNQNLTSQVTWNSSNTNRATISNANGTQGIALGSSVGTTNISATLGAVTSSATTLTVTNAVLNSITITPSLPSVAVGRSLNLTATGTYSDGSNQDLTTSVAWTSTDSSIVSVDNASGRQGQTTGVAQGNTQISATLGGTSSAINFTVSAAVLDSIQVTLEDSPIAKGTSTRAIATGVFSDGSNLNISDQVIWDSSQTNVIQLGVLETGPKKKLMNSPANGNSTTGTSRITATLGGVSGYADLTVIAPSLTSIQIDPTHPSVANGLTQNFTATGVYSDGSNQNLTDSVTWASSNPAVATISNASGTNGKATTLQTGSTNISASLGATTSDPSVLTVTNATLTSITIAPTSSFNIAKGLNQDFVATGYYTDGSSRDLTTQVTWNSSNTSTATISNANGTQGRMAAVDTGSTNISASLGGTYSQTTNVTVTSAVLNSIQVSPADISVAKGNTKAYTAIGVYSDFSTLDVTSQVTWTSSSVSIATISNASGHEGLATAVGTGTSTITATLGGISNSTSLTVTAAVLVSLSVGPTNSFVYMTQTKNFMATGTYSDGTMQDLTTQVTWTSSDTTLGTISNAFGIEGRATGIAAGAITITATLGSISGNTSLTIIFLDTIAPTITNVVALTPTTLRITYSENVNETQAKTAANYKLALTSSVTGSCSDNSNFTSTSSVITVSSVSGSGSVFVLTLGSSQTSNAPYTILVNKSGIQDLSTTPNNLGCANYGDFLGQEQIKIVSASCANSNSVILNFSKAPKSGNNVAGSAECTGSAECSNRYKISGASDLGTINSVKVLDGIICNGATADSAKVCVIHNLVQTGAQYTIITADSVDGDGFDNSSWGSIRNSLDTENLQSSPRDRASFLGCGTSPVNFADGPISIDPNSSTFGYLIDFNSKIYSGPNNSGNGALRFAYDGSVPESVQFSFEKDTTAQDGDATNVSSNSASSRENSISVPPYVTLGHSGCTTNNGTLSLGCGPDNENGRGVFATGILSSVSYLFVAGAKTVADGLGQYLFDYLYYSADTSTNTSFKYIDLGSITGTLTAGTSSLTVLNNRVFAGFAKSSNDGIGLFGGLNAPDFGFVTFNSADSGTGFCTPGSNCDAFDGTKGKRIRIDFLPYFGGPSTGLLGINNNAHPNWAYYIGVDSMFVFKNRIYAANGGLHAVGHNGSIIRSTTADPTAACTGPDSCSNWVEIGPRTNTKWHNSPTNNWFSLELNQFYNLIPGDKAFAQFAEFNNNLYVTRTICIQSSQATGIRTNPGTVTGCTDGTTTNRRAQLWKCDPTISGNTSECDAADWSVVGDDGTGITNMGDSTNRTITMVMKNGSYLYIGYDNPNGIRIYRTNVANPGSSSASWSQIAGNGLTDATNVQQIYSAVSVPSGSINYIYVSAGKSNVSVRTYRQQN comes from the coding sequence ATGACTAAACATATCAACAAACTCAGAGATAAAAAAACGTGGCCTTTTCTTCAGTTTACTTTTATTCTTTTTCTAACATTCAGCCTATTTTTTTTGGAAAGTTGCGCGGCCTGGCCAATTTTTTCAGGCACACCTGGTTTATTAGCAGGTAAAAAAAGCGGAGCAAACAATTCACTTTGGATGCTTTTTTTAGGAATAGATAATCCGCTCGAATCGGAGCCATCCGAGGCAGAGTTAGATCGGATCGAAATTTCCGTACCGAACTCAAATTTAGCTCGAGGTACTACTTTACATCTAAACGCCACAGCCATCTATAAAGACAATACTCACCGAGATATTTCTTCGGAAGGATCCTGGTCCTCTACGGATTCGAGCATTCTCAAGCTATTAACACAATCTCAATTCAAAGGAATGAATCTAGGTTCTGGAAACGTTAATGTATCCTTTCAAGGAAAAAACGCAACTACAACGTTAACCGTTACATCCGCTGTTTTGTCCGATCTGACCGTAACTTGTGTGAACCAAGGTAGTCCATTACCTGTTGGAATCGATCGTCAATGTAAATTAGAAGGAATTTTTTCGGACGGTAGTACTCAGGTTTTAACTTCCGATCCAAGCGCGGCCTGGAACGTAACCCAATCTTCTATTGCAGGTGTAAACACCACAGGTTTAGTTTCCGGACTTTCTCCAGGTAACACTTTTATTACCACTTCTTATGGAAGTAAAACCTCCAGTTTGAATGTGACCGTAAGTGCGGCAACCCTTAGCTCGATCTCAGTGACTCCTGCCAACTCAAGTTATCCTCTTGGCAAGGTCCAACAGTACACAGCAATCGGAACCTACAGCAATCAGTCCACTCAAGATTTAACAAATCAGGTTTCCTGGGCTTCTTTAAATACTTCCGTTGCTACGATCGATAATTCTACATCCGCCAAAGGTATGCTTACTACTCAATCAACCGGTTCAGCAAACATCACGGCAACGTTAGGCGGAATTACCGGACAGACACTAGTAAACGTCACTTCCGCAGTTCTTACTAGTATTACGATCACTCCTGCAAATCCAAGCGTAGCCAATGGAAGGACATTATATCTTACCGCCACCGGAGTTTTTTCGGATGGTACAGTTTCCGACATTACCAACCAAGTAACTTGGTCCAGTTCCTTAACAAGTGTAGCTACCGCAGATAACTCAGGCGGTTTATCCGGAAGAATTTCCGGAGTCGGAGTTGGTAGTACGAACATCACCGCCGCCATCGGTGGAGTAGATATTACGGTTTCTTTAAATGTTACCAACGCCACTTTAGAATCGATTCAAGTGGTTTCCGATTCCCATTCGATAGCTCGAGGTACGTCTACGTTTGTACAAGCGATAGGAGTCTACTCGGACGGTTCTTCTCAAAACATAAGTGATCAAGTTGCCTGGAACAGCTCTAATTCTTCAATATTACAAATATCTAATTTAAATGCAGTTCCCAAAAGAGAAATACAATCTCCTTCTTCCGGAGGCCTAGGTACAGCAAGGATCACCGCAACTTTAGAAGCAATCTCCTCATATACCGACATCTCGGTCAATGCAGCAACTTTAGTTTCTATCGAAGTGTCACCCACAAATCCTTCGGTATCTTCAGGACTTACCGTTCCTTTTACGGCGACCGGAGTTTATACGGATGGAAGTAATCAAAATCTGACCTCTCAAGTAACTTGGAATTCTTCCAACACGAACAGAGCTACAATCAGCAACGCAAACGGAACTCAAGGAATTGCCTTGGGCTCTTCTGTCGGAACTACGAACATATCAGCAACGTTAGGTGCGGTTACTTCTTCCGCTACCACTCTTACGGTCACAAACGCGGTTTTAAATTCGATCACGATTACTCCGTCTCTTCCTTCCGTAGCAGTAGGAAGAAGTTTGAACCTTACTGCAACCGGAACTTATTCTGACGGAAGTAACCAAGATTTAACTACCTCCGTCGCTTGGACGAGTACGGATTCTTCCATCGTTTCCGTAGACAACGCCTCAGGTAGACAGGGGCAGACGACAGGTGTTGCACAAGGTAACACTCAGATCAGTGCCACATTAGGCGGAACTTCTTCTGCTATCAATTTTACGGTAAGTGCAGCGGTTTTAGATTCAATTCAAGTAACTCTGGAAGATTCTCCGATTGCAAAAGGAACTTCTACAAGAGCAATCGCGACGGGTGTTTTTTCAGACGGAAGCAATTTGAATATTAGTGATCAAGTTATTTGGGATAGTTCACAAACAAACGTGATCCAGCTAGGAGTTTTAGAAACCGGTCCTAAAAAGAAACTGATGAATTCTCCCGCAAATGGAAACAGTACCACTGGAACCTCAAGGATCACTGCAACGTTAGGAGGTGTGAGCGGATACGCCGATCTTACAGTAATCGCTCCAAGTTTAACCAGCATTCAAATCGATCCTACACATCCGAGCGTTGCCAACGGTCTGACTCAAAATTTTACTGCAACCGGAGTTTACTCAGATGGTAGCAATCAGAATCTAACCGATTCCGTTACTTGGGCGTCTTCCAATCCTGCTGTTGCCACGATCAGCAACGCTTCCGGAACCAACGGTAAAGCTACTACTCTTCAAACTGGATCCACCAATATCAGCGCGAGTCTGGGCGCCACTACTTCTGATCCAAGTGTATTAACGGTTACAAACGCAACCTTAACAAGTATCACGATCGCTCCCACCTCTTCCTTCAACATCGCAAAAGGATTAAATCAAGACTTTGTAGCGACCGGTTATTATACAGATGGTTCTTCTAGAGACCTGACCACTCAAGTCACTTGGAATTCTTCCAATACTTCTACCGCTACGATCAGCAATGCAAACGGAACTCAAGGAAGAATGGCCGCGGTCGATACTGGTTCTACAAATATCTCCGCGTCTTTAGGAGGAACGTATAGTCAGACCACAAACGTAACCGTTACATCTGCGGTTCTGAATTCGATCCAGGTTTCTCCGGCGGACATTAGTGTAGCCAAAGGAAACACCAAGGCCTACACCGCGATCGGAGTATATTCAGATTTTAGCACGTTAGACGTTACCTCTCAGGTTACCTGGACTTCTTCCAGCGTTTCGATCGCTACGATCAGCAATGCAAGCGGACACGAAGGTTTAGCTACGGCTGTAGGCACGGGAACTTCCACAATTACCGCAACTCTTGGAGGAATTTCTAATTCTACGAGTTTGACGGTTACGGCCGCCGTATTGGTTTCTCTTTCGGTAGGTCCTACCAATAGTTTTGTTTATATGACACAAACCAAAAATTTTATGGCTACTGGAACGTATTCTGACGGAACGATGCAGGATCTTACAACTCAAGTCACCTGGACTTCTTCCGATACAACCTTGGGAACAATCAGCAACGCCTTCGGAATAGAAGGTAGGGCTACAGGAATTGCTGCCGGTGCCATAACGATCACTGCGACTTTGGGAAGTATCAGCGGAAACACTTCTTTGACTATAATCTTTTTAGATACGATAGCACCTACGATCACAAACGTAGTCGCCTTAACTCCTACTACTCTAAGAATTACATATTCCGAAAACGTAAACGAAACCCAGGCAAAAACCGCGGCCAATTACAAACTGGCTCTTACTTCTTCCGTAACCGGAAGTTGTTCAGACAACAGCAACTTTACTTCTACCTCTTCTGTGATTACCGTTTCCTCAGTGAGTGGAAGCGGATCTGTGTTTGTTCTAACTCTAGGTTCTTCACAAACGTCTAACGCACCTTATACGATTTTAGTGAACAAATCGGGAATACAAGATCTTTCTACAACCCCAAACAATTTGGGTTGTGCAAACTACGGAGACTTCTTAGGACAGGAACAAATCAAAATCGTATCCGCCTCCTGTGCAAATTCCAATTCCGTGATTTTGAATTTCTCTAAGGCTCCTAAATCTGGAAACAATGTCGCCGGTTCCGCAGAATGTACCGGTTCTGCAGAATGTTCTAATCGTTACAAAATTTCCGGAGCAAGCGATCTTGGAACGATTAACAGCGTAAAGGTGTTAGATGGAATTATTTGTAACGGAGCAACTGCAGATTCCGCAAAAGTATGCGTAATTCATAATTTAGTACAAACCGGAGCACAATATACAATCATCACTGCGGATTCCGTAGACGGAGACGGATTTGACAACTCAAGCTGGGGATCAATCCGAAATTCTTTGGATACAGAGAATCTTCAATCTTCTCCCAGAGACAGGGCTTCCTTTTTAGGATGTGGAACGTCTCCGGTCAACTTTGCAGACGGACCGATTTCCATCGATCCAAACTCATCCACGTTCGGTTATCTAATCGATTTTAACTCTAAGATCTATTCAGGACCAAACAATTCCGGGAACGGAGCGCTTCGATTTGCCTATGATGGAAGTGTTCCAGAATCAGTTCAATTCTCCTTTGAAAAAGACACAACCGCTCAAGACGGTGACGCGACTAACGTAAGTTCAAACTCAGCTTCTTCCAGAGAGAATTCGATCTCAGTTCCGCCTTACGTTACATTAGGACACTCCGGATGTACTACAAACAACGGAACTCTTTCTCTAGGATGTGGTCCGGATAACGAAAACGGAAGAGGAGTATTCGCTACTGGAATTCTTTCCAGCGTCTCCTATCTATTTGTTGCAGGTGCAAAAACCGTAGCGGACGGACTGGGACAATACTTATTTGATTATCTGTATTACTCCGCAGACACTTCTACTAATACAAGTTTCAAATATATAGATCTAGGATCGATCACCGGAACTTTAACCGCCGGAACTTCTTCGCTTACTGTACTCAATAATAGAGTGTTTGCAGGTTTTGCAAAGTCAAGCAACGACGGAATCGGATTGTTCGGAGGACTTAATGCACCCGATTTTGGATTTGTAACGTTTAACTCAGCGGACTCAGGAACTGGATTTTGTACTCCAGGCTCCAACTGCGACGCGTTTGACGGAACCAAAGGAAAAAGAATCCGGATCGATTTCCTTCCTTACTTCGGAGGACCGTCCACCGGTTTATTAGGAATTAATAATAATGCACATCCAAACTGGGCGTATTATATCGGAGTCGATTCCATGTTCGTATTTAAAAATCGTATCTATGCTGCAAACGGAGGATTACACGCGGTAGGACATAACGGTTCCATAATACGTTCTACAACTGCAGATCCAACCGCGGCTTGTACCGGACCGGACTCTTGTTCTAACTGGGTGGAAATTGGACCTAGAACCAACACGAAATGGCACAACAGTCCCACAAACAACTGGTTCTCTTTAGAGTTAAATCAATTTTATAATCTGATTCCGGGAGATAAGGCGTTTGCACAATTTGCCGAGTTCAACAATAACCTTTATGTAACTAGAACCATTTGTATTCAAAGTTCTCAAGCGACTGGAATCAGAACCAATCCAGGAACCGTAACAGGATGTACAGACGGAACAACTACAAATCGAAGGGCACAACTTTGGAAATGTGATCCTACAATTTCAGGAAACACGAGCGAATGTGATGCAGCGGATTGGTCGGTCGTAGGCGACGACGGAACCGGAATCACAAACATGGGAGATTCTACAAACCGAACGATCACCATGGTGATGAAAAACGGATCCTATCTTTACATAGGATATGATAATCCAAACGGAATCAGAATTTATAGAACCAACGTAGCCAACCCGGGATCATCCTCTGCGTCTTGGAGTCAAATCGCCGGGAACGGTCTCACAGATGCGACTAACGTTCAACAAATTTACTCGGCCGTATCCGTACCTTCCGGAAGTATCAATTATATCTACGTAAGCGCTGGAAAAAGTAACGTTTCTGTTCGGACGTATCGTCAACAAAATTAA
- a CDS encoding sterol desaturase family protein has product MEELFSKIGYSGLFGIIWTSFLIRYLLFSGISFWIIWVVFEKKFFHKLIQGKKPGKENIIHEVKYSFITFFIFALSGIFVVWAKRNGYNQIYENVGDYGILYLVLSLLALIFLHDTYFYWTHRMMHHKFLFKHFHLVHHKSINPSPWAAFSFHPLEAIIEAGIVPIVSFVLPLHPGVMIVFFIYMTSLNVLGHLSYEFFPFWFLRNKFTNWHNTTTHHNMHHKYFNCNYSLYFNFWDKIMRTNHEKYKEKFEEVASRSPNKEYILEKSKILT; this is encoded by the coding sequence ATGGAAGAATTGTTTTCTAAGATAGGTTATTCCGGTCTTTTTGGAATTATTTGGACAAGTTTTTTAATACGTTATTTGCTCTTTTCAGGAATTTCGTTTTGGATCATTTGGGTTGTGTTTGAAAAAAAATTTTTCCACAAACTCATTCAGGGTAAAAAACCTGGAAAGGAAAATATCATTCACGAAGTGAAATATTCTTTTATTACTTTCTTTATATTTGCTTTGTCCGGAATTTTTGTAGTTTGGGCAAAACGAAACGGATACAATCAGATCTACGAAAACGTCGGAGATTACGGAATCCTATATTTGGTTTTGAGCTTATTGGCGCTGATTTTTCTACATGATACTTATTTTTATTGGACGCATCGGATGATGCATCATAAATTTTTATTCAAACATTTTCATCTTGTACATCATAAATCTATAAACCCTTCTCCTTGGGCGGCGTTTTCCTTTCATCCTCTAGAAGCAATCATAGAAGCCGGAATTGTTCCGATTGTATCGTTTGTCCTTCCTCTTCATCCTGGTGTGATGATCGTATTTTTCATTTATATGACCTCGTTAAACGTACTGGGCCATCTTTCTTATGAATTTTTTCCTTTCTGGTTTTTAAGGAATAAGTTCACAAATTGGCATAACACCACCACACATCACAATATGCATCATAAATACTTTAACTGTAATTATTCCCTCTATTTCAACTTTTGGGATAAGATCATGAGAACCAATCACGAAAAATATAAGGAGAAGTTCGAAGAAGTCGCTTCCAGGTCGCCTAACAAAGAATATATATTAGAGAAATCAAAAATTCTTACTTAG